From one Amaranthus tricolor cultivar Red isolate AtriRed21 chromosome 17, ASM2621246v1, whole genome shotgun sequence genomic stretch:
- the LOC130804092 gene encoding peroxidase P7-like has product MATSFSLAFLVVAYLVVVSIESSNAQLTTNFYSTSCPNLFSTVKSVMQSAINKEARMGASILRMFFHDCFVNGCDGSVLLDDTSTFTGEKNAIPNKDSLRGFEVIDQIKTAVEKACPGVVSCADILAIAARDSVVILKGPTWNVKLGRRDATTASQSAANNNLAPPTSSLSDLITNYKNQGLSTTDMVALSGAHTIGQARCITFRTRVNNESNIDTSFATTRQSTCPSVVSNTTNNNLAPLDVQTPNTWDNNYYKNLINQKGLLHSDQQLFSGGSTNALVQTYSTNPTQFNTDFVNAMINMGNIKPLTGTNGQIRKNCRTIN; this is encoded by the exons ATGGCTACATCTTTCTCTTTAGCCTTTCTAGTTGTAGCTTACCTTGTTGTGGTTTCTATTGAAAGCTCAAATGCCCAACTAACTACAAATTTCTATTCTACCTCTTGTCCCAATCTGTTTTCAACCGTGAAATCTGTCATGCAATCCGCTATTAATAAAGAGGCTAGAATGGGTGCTTCTATTCTTCGAATGTTCTTCCATGACTGCTTTGTTAAT GGATGTGATGGATCAGTTTTACTAGACGATACGTCTACCTTTACTGGAGAAAAGAATGCTATTCCGAATAAAGATTCACTACGAGGATTTGAAGTTATTGATCAGATAAAAACTGCAGTAGAAAAAGCTTGTCCTGGTGTTGTTTCATGTGCGGACATCTTAGCCATTGCTGCAAGAGATTCTGTTGTCATC CTAAAAGGACCCACATGGAATGTGAAGCTGGGTAGAAGGGATGCTACGACGGCAAGCCAATCAGCTGCAAACAACAACCTGGCACCACCAACTTCAAGTCTTAGTGATCTCATTACTAATTACAAAAATCAAGGCCTATCCACCACTGATATGGTCGCATTAtctg GTGCTCACACAATAGGACAAGCAAGGTGTATTACTTTTAGAACTCGCGTAAACAATGAGAGCAACATCGACACATCTTTTGCCACAACAAGGCAATCAACTTGTCCAAGTGTTGTAAGCAACACAACCAACAATAACTTGGCTCCTTTAGACGTCCAAACCCCAAATACTTGGGACAATAACTACTACAAGAATCTGATTAATCAAAAAGGACTTTTACATTCGGATCAACAATTATTTAGTGGTGGTTCTACTAACGCTCTTGTCCAAACCTACAGCACCAATCCTACTCAATTCAACACTGATTTTGTCAATGCCATGATTAATATGGGAAATATTAAACCACTTACAGGAACCAATGGCCAAATTAGAAAGAATTGTAGGACCATTAATTAG